One Drosophila ananassae strain 14024-0371.13 chromosome XR, ASM1763931v2, whole genome shotgun sequence genomic window, taaggtgGATTTAATTTCATCCAATATAATTtagtatttgtaattttaatgattatggtatgaaaaaaaaaagaattttcaatctttatttTGGCTTGAGGGAAAAGGGAgaagcgctttactcaccctttacaagCATAGGTGTATCGATATTGTAGTGTTCGTGTTCGTGTTCTTTAAATTCTTCTGAgaggaaaaaaagaaattttaaatatgaggAATAACAGaatgtaatattatttaaatatagtAGGGTGTAAAGTGAACGTGTTTAAATTATGAAGAATAATAGTatgtaatattatttaattagtgTTTGGGTGTAAAGTGAACGTTACGGGTGCAATTTTGTTGAATATTTTGTTACATTCTTTTaattctttctgttgcatacttttagttttttatttgtatatttcATGAGGATTTTTAGcgttcttttttatttctttggcactgggcgcggtggtccgtattgttccgttttagcccgtaggcctactcaggtacggttgcacacacaacccactgggcagctttttttgggtgccATCCACACCTCTTTGCGTTTCCAGTAggttgccacacaccattttttatttttatttgtgatttatacttcttgccactcgcgaatatGTTCACGGTGGTTCTGTTTATTtcgcggatatgccagtgacaaaccgccgcagtgggtaattggcttcattatttttatcacAACACAAATTTTGCTTTTATTCTTTGTTTCATTATGcaacttttcaatttttcattttcactctAACATTCTCTACTCTTTCCTacttatttttcctttttcttttttttttaattttgagaaaaaactTTATTACTTTACTTTCAtactgttgagctatcagcgttttgatagcggacGAATTAATAAAACGAGATTCAAATTATATtccaatttattatgggtctatttaaccccaaaacaaattccgcgtcCGGTCCAAACAAAGCCGAATATACATGTGAataaactaagagcttgcgcagaagctccaccaaagctcccaaagttcATACGCTACgcataacaataaagcgcatgcgaaactgggagacaaaacagagaagaatataTGCTGATagcaacagctgcagctaagcatgcttttatgattatttttaaatgtattttttggtggctgcttgacccaacatcctccccccattgaagggtgggccctctataacactgttggaaggggcagcagtcacatcatcACAGTGGTTATTCCGTGGGTTGTCATCCGTAGCatagagcgccgacacattccttgatagttcaccgcgtccagaaactacccagccaaatcgagtattttgagcaatggggagcccgcgacctaactggatttggccagccgacaataggtcaaagaataagctggctccaattaacAGGTctactcgctgcgttttgtggatgttggggtcagctagttccatattgccaggaatcttccagcccgaagcatctatgtcctggctaggctgatagtccgttatatgtgaagctacaacagcctcaatttccactgaatacgtgctaaggcgggacttcaagcacacattaacggatgctccatccgtttcaaagccagcgccgccgaaaccggccaccgttgtggagcatttggagcggccaagctgaaaattattcgccagccgcgacgagatgaggtgcacttgtgaaccagattccaataaaactcggcaaggcagggaggctcctgatcgaccacgaacgagtacattggctgttggcaggagcactagctcagcattgcgatcctggttcacaacagggttgattgagcgggatggctTCGCAACCGAAACTGCATCgatgggacgggagactcgtgcgggtgaaacctgcccgcgagtTTGCAACAGAATACggtgatgacggtgattgcacgtcgagcagcgggaagctgagcatccgcgagcgacatggccatcctccagacaaacaaaacagcgagccagacaccgcacttcgtcgtaccgttcctcaattgtcaaagcactaaactttgaacaagaaggaagctcgtgtaccgaaataccacacagggcgcatagagcaggacgggcgttaataaccatgcacgaagatcggttattcgaagatctacctcggcccacttggttagctggtggatacgccgccaaagagatgtcgacgcattcaagagtccggcacctttgctccaagaatcgtgccatggactccaaAGATGGAAAACTGTCGTTGTTttcggcgagagtgtcttcccacttggcctttgtggcatgatccaacttctgcaggataatctggataagctagcatccttggatctcggccgCTGATCCGGAACTTATAAGATCCTGCacatgcccattgaaccgatccgatagctcccgcaaagtagcaacagaccctgacTCCatcacacgaagctgcaggatctcattaatgtgagactgaaatattaaacgccgattactaaaacgattgcgcaataggtcaagggccacatcgtcgttcccgtcagtaatttccagagctctcaccgaaTTCAAGGCTGACTCGTGCAGGCATGAAaagagccaccggagcttttccattttcgttaggtgaggatggctgtcaatcgtggtcttacaaagggcgcagaaatccgcaGAAACAGTggtaaggagggggctggcttgtacgGCATTTGCGATACACTGGCATTGTCGAGAAGTGTGAAGttggcagcgattctcatggagcgcttggcaacctccacctgaatgtccactTGCACAtaagtcgccagctgcgagaatcgccaatacagatcactcccaaTCTTACTAAAAtgaagctcctccaactcttctttggAGCGCGGtaaaccgctcacgcaaaagtttctccactgactccagcgccataatggtgcaatcctcagtccgcgccgcagcattcaccttatgatgcagcgcctccaacTCCTGGCAGTTCACCTCTtctcttcgccgcaaaagcctttccctgcttgcaggaaccgaggcactaactacgtctccagactccattatgtaagTTTTCGTGCAAGatgcaatgtaatggaaacaccagcaataaattttcctttacaaggtttcctttatgcactttaatgatcacaaatctgaccgggcgcgatcacgtcggggtcaccaaatgttgagctatcagcgttttgttAGCGGACGAATTAATAAAACGAGATTAACATTATATtccaatttattatgggtcaagaAGAAGAATATATGCttataacaacagctgcatctaagcattttatgattatttttaaatgcatttttggtggctgcttggcccaacatacttttatacttttacttttacttttttactctttcctatttattttttcctttttcttttttttatacttttttttctttttctttctttattttgagaaaaatcttCGTTACTTTACTTTTACACTTTTATACTGTTTTCTatccattttttcttttcttttttttattttgagaaagaTCTTTACACTTTTATACCTTTTcctatttatttttcctttttctcccttttttattttgagaaagaTCTTTACACTTTTACACTTTTTCCTatccattttttctttttctttgtttgttttgggaaaaatttttgttaaCACCCAAAATTCACATTCACTCTACTTatctgctcgggcgccagttaaggtgtccaaCCATTGGTTACCTGATCATGAAGAGTCGGGTCATGTTCTGACGCGTTGATGATACACTTTATTGTTGTTGATGATACAACAATTTGATTATGAAGTAACTAGGTAAGAAATACAGAAATGGTCTCTTGTGACTTATTGTAAGATTTAACTTTTAGGAAAATATTCTTTGGAGATGGATTCGGCTTGATGTTTTGCTGGTCAAGAATAGACTGACTTCAcagagttgtgaccctccgGTCATCAGTTGGATATCGaccgatctcccactccaactctatccagtgtcaagagtcagcgcaacattctagtcagcgtacatagttgcacttTTGTGACATAGTTTCACTCTTTCGACATATCCGGGTGTAGTTGAATCCACAACACTTGAATATCGATtattgcttatgctgtggattttgggttaagagtctggggtcgagttcgAGGCGTAGTAGTAGTAGGGGGTAGTagtgccataactttggtgttttttaagttagagggttgggactttccacacatgttatgtttgaccaaaatatcttatgtacaaaattttataaggatcagacgactatatcctaaagctgtcatagaacgatcgaaattggcataactttgttgttttttaagttagaaagatgggtgATCCCCAACCGTTAAGGCGAATGAGCAGTGGACTGTAGAGttatatgttcttgtcagtttcgctgtctaattggtactaagaaaatttacatttgtggaacttaacgataggtgtgtgtgtgcatacatTTTGTAGATTCTAAAGCTAGTAGGtatagaaaaatataaagatgacaatatgggataacttataaactatgtatcgatagtccATTCCTAAACATCCCGGGCCACCCTGAAACACGGTTTCTGAACTGAGTAGTTTCGCAATTTTCGTTATTGGCCGGGTTTTAAGTCGGATGATCCTGCCTGCTTgaaccatattgtcctttcctTGGAAAGTGCCGATCACCTTCGCTAGATGCCATAATGATGGTAGTGTGTTGGACTCCTTGACGAGCGCAACGCTGCCGATTGAAATGTTAGGGGTTGTCGTGGTCCACCTAGGACGCTTCTGATACTTCGCCTCTGCTGACAACTGCAAAGGTTGGATTTGTCCACCCACTTTTAGCAGGTTGTCTTTGTCGATGATTGGTGAGAGCTGGACCAATGGAGATTGGTTCCCTAGAGCCTTGTTTGCGCGTAGTAACTGGATCTCCTGTTGAAAACCATTTTGAGCGTGATGCAGCCATCGAATCCTTGCTGCCTTGATCTCATCGAACGTTAGAGAGTTCGATGTTTGTTTCGAAGATGGGTGCTTCATGCGATGAATGAAGCGCAAAACGTAAGCAAGTGTGTGTATAAGCTTCAGCCAAGATGAGTTGCGATTGAGAAGCTTATCCCATGGGTTGTCCGTCGTGACAGTCGTCTGCGCAGCTAGGCAGTTACTTTTGACTTCTTCTTGTATGCGTTTGTCTGAAAGAGAAGTACTGTTGTGAGTATTGTTCAATTTCACCAAGAATTGATCCTTGTCCCTCAGCCATGAAGGACCATTCCACCATAATTGGAAGTCAATGAGCTCGGACACTCCCAAGCCACGGGATGCGCAATCCGCTGGGTTCGATTTTGAGTCTACATGCCGCCATGCATGCTTCGAGATGGTTTCGAGGATTTCTGAAGTGCGGTTCCCAACAAACGTCTTGAGTTGGGCTGGTAAATACGATAACCATGACAGGACTATCGTCGAATCACTCCATGCGTAGATCGTTACGTCATTGTTCATTAGTCCAGCTTTTATGGATTGCAGAAGTTGACTCAATAGAAGTGCGCCACATAGTTCCAGGCGCGGCAAAGACTGCTGCTTCAAAGATGCCACTCTTGTTTTTGCAGCAAGTATGGCGACCGAAATGGTTCCATCGTCGTTAACCACTCGGCTGTATACCACCGCTGAGTACGCCTTGGTGGATGCATCTGAAAACCCGTGCAATTCGATTCTCTGTTTGTCGCTTTTAACTAAGCGCGGTATCTGGAGCTTGTGAAGGTTGTCCAGATCAGCTCGCCATTTGAGCCAGTTGTTTGCTAGTTTGCTCGGTAGTTCGTCgtcccaattcaaattcaacagccagagtttttgaaatagtattttgaattgaactACGATTGGTGCTAATAGACCGAGAGGGTCGAATATACGTGAGACATCCGTCAACACTTGCCTCTTGGTGCAGCGAGGGTCTTTCGATAGGTTTACATTGTACGACAATGTGTCCTCTCCAGGGTGCCAATGCAGCCCTAGCACTTTGACTGGTGATTGTGAGGAATTCGGGTTATCCTCCGATTCGATGCATTTGGTATTCGATACCCATTTCCCGAGCTCTAGGTTAGCACAGGACATCAGTTGGACGAGTTCGTCCCTGTTGCGTAGCAGCTCATCCTCACTATTTGCTCCAGTGAGAACGTCGTCGACATATAAGTCCTCCAACACGATTTTTGCTGCGTTCGGAAACTCGTGCTTATGGTCAGCAGCGAGTTGCTCTAGCACTCTGACTGCTAGAAATGGTGCGCATGATGTTCCATACGTCACCGTGCATAGTTGGAAGTGCGTGATACGATCTGTCGGATCCTCTCTCCATACGATTCTCTGATAGTCTCTATGTTTTTCGCTCACCCAGATTTGACGGAACATCAAAGGAATCGCAGGCACACAGCAAACAGGTCTCGCTGAATACTCGGTCCGATCGAGAGCGTGTCGTTTAATGCCATGCCTTTGGCGTCTCGATATGAGCCGTCGAAAACCACTCTAAGTTTCCGACCCAATACGGGATGATGTGGCAGGTAGAAATTCCTACCCTTGGGAATTTCGCTCGGTGAGATTTCTTGCATATGTCCTAGCTCCTGGTATTCCCTCATGGACTTCACGTAGTCGTTACataattgttgattttgtgCCAAACGTCGTTCAACTGATTTGAACCTCTGCAGCGCTGCTTGAAGTGTATCTGCGAATTGTGTTTCCGATACTTTAAACGGAAGTTCCACGATGTACTTGCCTTGTTCGTCTCGAGTGTGTGTTGCAAGAAAGtgtttctccacctcctcgtcTTCAGGTTGAACTTCTGCTTTGCGTTGTATGCTTTCCAGTTCCCAGAACCTTCTGAGATAAGCATCGATGTCTATTGTTGTTTTAAGAGCCGTTGCGCTGCATGCGCGTGATGAAAGCAGTGATGTAATTACCCATCCGAAAATTGATGATATAGCAATGAGCTTTCCTTTGTCGTCGTAGATCTTTCTCCCAGTTATAACACTCCAAACGTGTTCGCTGCCCAAAAGAATGTCAATTGGGGCATTCGTGCTAAATTGCGAATCTGCCAATTGCAGATCGTTGAAAACTAGAAGTACAGACGCATCGATGGTCTGCCTTTCCAATGATGATGTAATCTTTCCAAGCACATGAGACTGGACTACCAGCTGATCTTGCGAAATACGGGATTGGATGCTTATAGTGCTGCATCCCCTTGTAGTGTCTGCTTTGGTTGAAGAAATTCCCGTAACCAGTATGCGTGATGGCGTACGAGCCAAACCAAGTGTTTGTATACAGCGTTCAGATATGTACGACAGTTCTGAACCCGTGTCCAATAGGAGTCGGCATGCCACCAAATCTCCATTTGCGTTGCGAACGTTTACCATGGCCGTGGGTAAGGTGCTCCTGTTCCatccagttgattgttgtaTATTTGCGGTGCCTTGTGCACATACAATTGCTGTAGAACCTTCTGCTTGTGCGATGTGACTCGTAGTCACCGTTGAGTGTGCGCTAggatcctcctgatcctcaccAGTTTGAGCGATTGTTCCAATAGCCTGTTGCGTGCGTTGCAGGTGCAACAGTGAGTGATGCTGACCTTTACATTGTCTGCACTTGAACGTCGATTTGCGTTTCCTGACCCCATGACCAGGTTTTAGACAATTGTAATATAGAGCGTTttccttggcaaacgaaaCCCTCTGTCCTGCTGACATATCCAAGAATTGTTGGCATCCATACAGACGATGCTCTGTAGAGTGACATTTGCTGCACTTGTTTCCTTCAAGTACAACCAGCGAATGTGTGACCTTCCTTGTCTTGTCACCGATTGAGGCTGTAGTCTTACCTCCGATTGTTTCACGCTTGCTGAGTTCTAGTTACTCGCAACgtgcatccaaaaatttgaagaattccTCCAGTGTGGGTGAGTCTGTCTCCACACTGCGCTCGATCCACCTGCGTCGAGTATCTGCATCCAGCATCTCCAGCGTCAAGTAGATGATCCAACAATCTCGTCCTGTTTCCTCTATGGCATCCAGACCACGCACTATTTCATTTGCGCCGTCTGACACCTTCCGTAATGTTGCTGTATCCCAcctggttgttgttggcagcttCATAAACTGCTCCAATAGTGAATTCACGATATGCTGTGGACGATTATATCTTTCATTAAGTCGCTCCCACGCAGTGTTGTAAGCTGAATCCGTAATAGCCAAATGTCGTACCAGATTTGCAGCTTCGTCGATCAGAAGAGATTTcaaatgatgaaatttgtgCGTATTTGTTAAATTCGCCTTATTGTGAATTGTGCTCTCATAAATATCTTTGAAAGCTGGCCAATCTGAATAATTGCCAGCGAaccgtttaatttgaattttaggcaattcgctttgagctgatgcccctaccatttgagcactacctgaattcgccgcgtaggcgtctcctccttcaggtctcgacatgtttgcagtggtccgatttgccgccaactgctcgaagagttgttgttgttgttgtagcaaacttattattgcgtcgttgttttgcagcacgccgctgccgttttcACTATTCACAAATGATGGACTAGGTCTTGTACCTACCATCGCCGAAAGTAATGCATGTGCCCTTAGGTATTTTTCCTCGTAGAATATTTTGTCATTCTCTGGGTCCACATAGCCATCTACTTCGTCTAGCATAGCTATTTCATCACCAAATCTTGTGAATTCTTTCCATGTTGTGTCGAGATGCTCCAGCCGCGAAGACACCTCTGCCCGTGTGGCGTTCGAATGTTGCGCGTCCTCAGCTCAAGCCAAGCTCCGTGTGATATTGGCCTTGAGTCTGGCGCGCCCTTTTGtcaatgcttttaattgctccatgccgagaaacaattacaaatgagaaccaatgcacagaaaactacaaaacaaatccGGATGCGAAGGACCAAACAATGATCCCCAACCGATGAGACGAATGAgtagtggactgtagagttatatgttcttgtcagtttcgctgtctaattggtactaagaaaatttacatttgtggaacttaacgataggtgtgtgtgtgcatacattttgtggattctaaagctagtaggtataaaaaaatataaagatgacaatatgggataacttataaactatgtatcgatagtccattcctaaacaatgggatttggtacagattctattttgggaaaaacaatctgatctgccaattttcataaggatcggccgactatatacgatccgctatatatctaataaaataagacgcgtggcgccacctagcggactgcgactgaacggcaagggtatatcaacttcggctccgcccgaagttagctttcctttcttgttacaCATATTTTTTTGATCTTTATGGGGTGATGCTCTTTTCCGTTTACAATGTTTCCTTACTTTGAGATTGCTGATTGGTAACGCTGCCAACCGATGAATTACCCCTGTTATATTTCCAGATGCTGTACGGATTTTGTATTTCTAAAAATCCGCTCGAAGCTGGTCAACCAACTTTCAACGGGCCGTTTAACATTGTTAATGGTTACCCAACAAGGTAGTGTTCTGGTGTCAACACTGACAAAAATTGCTAGGCATAATTTATGAGCTCGCTTTCAACACACCTTGTAAGCATATGAAAATACAAGTAATTGAATTCTCTTAATGTCTTTGTAAGTAGCGGACTCGGTGTGCGTAAAGTGGTCAGGGTCTGCACGCTATATCTGAATTATTGATATTTGTGGCTGAGCTCATATGGAAGCGCCGTGTATCCCAGTCTATCTTCATAGCCCACAGCTGCGGCATGTGCCACTGTCAAACAGATCcaacaaatcaaaaatttttgccaattcTGAATATACGATCCGCTTCTATCTTATGTGGTGGGGCGACCTCAAAGCTAATCTTCTTAGGGTTTCTCccaattgatttattttggtCACAACATCTtctatttcaatatttattcttGGTTTAATTTAACCCCGAAAAaaatgcagcggccgatccaaacaatgccgaatatacaagtgaataaactaagagcttgcgcagaagctccaccaaagctcctaaaattcatgcgctacaaaagagcaactaagcgcatgcgaatctgggagaatcaaaaATATGGAACTACTGATAACGGGTACTCAGTAAACCGCTGTGGCTAGTTACACTGTCAGAAATAATTAGTATTAATtacgatatttgatgctggcacaagtcccaacagtatccccccgttgaattccataATATTCCATAATAGATCGCAAGGTCGATCCCGAGCTAGATTCCGACTGCCCAGGTTTgagctgattcttttccttGTTGCTTCGGGATCTTTCCCTAAGTATGTTTGGAACTgaattccgaagagaatttcccGAATGGGATTGCTGTCCGCCGTTAGGGTGCTAGATGCGAGTGTGGGAATGTTCAAAAGAGCTTGGTGGCTAGTGCCCAATTAATTTACATATACAAGTACGGGTCACGTATACTTAAGTCAAAGATATTTCAAGACGTTGTGAAATAGCAGCAGCTCTTGTGTTACGAATGCAAGCAGTTAGTTTCTTTGAAATCAGAATCGGATCACTACACCGAAAGCTTCAACATAAGTTTGCTACACCAAATCGACAAATTCGAAGAAATGAATTTTGATTCTAGGCATATTCACGCGGAGCTATGAAATGTGGCGCCCGGCGAGTTGAAACGGAAAGACGCTGGTGAAAACAACGATTGGCCAAGGCTTTGATCATAATTACCCTTAGCGTTAAAACATCGCAGCTAAGATGCATCAAAACGTGTACGACATCATTTGAGGCTTGCACAAAACTGAAGGAGGCGCATCAGCCGAGTGGTCCAGTTAGAAATGTATTACTCTACAAAACTTTGGTGAGTTTAAAGATGGAGGACGTTTCCAATCACCTTAATTACGTTCAGCTCAGATTTCGAGCATCAGTTTTAGATCAGCTCTCGTCGGTGGGAATTCACATAAGTGAAGAGCTGCGAGCAAAAATTCTTCTATCAAGCCTTCCCAAGGAGTACAAAAATTTTGTAGTCGCCATCGAGACGCGCGACACACTGCCGGAATTCGAGGTACTGCGAATCAAGATCAAAGCAGAGGGAGAGAAACGATCTCAATCTGGAACAAGCGACTTGCACGCACAGGCTTTCGTTGCAAACACTGCAGCCagtttccaaaaaaaattagaagAATTTCATATGTTAGAACTGTGGCAAGTGTGGACATGTAAAAGTCGAGTGTCAATTCAGAAAAAGAAGCAAGTTCTAACTGATCAAAAGCAGTGCAGCTTATTGGGAGCTCTGGATGCAGATAGCTTTAGTCGCACAAAATGGTGTTTGGAAAGCGGAACTACAACCCACATGTTGTAATGAAGATTTGTTTACAACCCTGGAGCAGCATACCGAGACGATTGGATTATCTGGATATGGATTTCTGCAAGCGGAGGGAAAAGGAGTAGTCGAACTAAAGATAGTTCAATACACAATTGTAATAACGATGTCCAATTTGTTCCTACGATGAAGGGAAACTTTATGCCCGTAAGTCGAACCGTTTCTAACGGCAATTTGGTGCACTTTAACGAAAAGCTCGCAAAGATTATTCAGAACGGAATGTGTATTTTGCAAGTCATTCGGTGTTTCGGTGTAATCGGTGTTTTGCTGTTTCTAATGCCAATTGtattgtttggtcattgagatttttcaatgacttttatccaaaataaaaacaaagtaattatttgtttcaccacgttataaaaatgtttatttattcgcatatgaaatcgaaacagaaagctccgatttatgattcgtatgcactgagataaagagtacaagtgggcccgccttttaacataggacgggcgacagctcgttaacttaatacaacaataaaaaaagccgagcggccgagaagagtcggcttgcgactaacaacagcgaatagaaaatgactatatgataaattataattaatacatttatatatatatgttacatttatttatatatgattcgCTTCATGCCGTGgttgctgcctgacccgacatactccccccagttgaggcctgtccttcaacttcatccttaaggggcaataggcaaagcttggtcactgcgcgcttggtTGTTacagaagcggttctaaccaccgccactTGGGGCCCTCCATCCCGACCAGGGACTggatccagaattctagccaacggccacttcatggggggtaggttctcgtccttgactagcaccacatcgttaatcgccaaggcaggggcggacgcacgccatttggagcgctgctgaagaaggcttttcacaacgtccttgcgggctgtggctacgaacgactttctctccagttgtgaaccaccgccacacacaacccagccaagccgggttttctgcagcaccggtaggccagctgagagctggatttgaccaacacacagcagatcatagaatagactggctccgataagtaaatcgatccgctgcgttcgaaagaactggggatcagccaaagtgaggtttgacggaatattccagctggagacatccaagctaacactaggctgaaggtccgtgatgttggtggcgattacagcgttgacgagggccgaatatccagagcaataggatcgtaggagcacatcaacagagaatccgtctgtcgcgaagccagtgtcgccaatgcccgacactgccacgtacgatttgcatctacgaagctgcagctgactagccagtcgtgacgtaatcacgtgcacctgcgatccagaatccaaaagagcccggcatggaacaaaaaccccagaacgactccgaatgagaatgttcgctgtggccagtaaggctatctcaccgctgcgaccctgggcaactattgcattagccgtggatggtgaagcgcctattggctcggcgcactcggctgcggctgatgtagacggcacaacagaaggctggctgctggaaggctgtaactccaaaaaatgcaac contains:
- the LOC123257658 gene encoding uncharacterized protein LOC123257658 — its product is MSAGQRVSFAKENALYYNCLKPGHGVRKRKSTFKCRQCKGQHHSLLHLQRTQQAIGTIAQTGEDQEDPSAHSTVTTSHIAQAEGSTAIVCAQGTANIQQSTGWNRSTLPTAMVNVRNANGDLVACRLLLDTGSELSYISERCIQTLGLARTPSRILVTGISSTKADTTRGCSTISIQSRISQDQLVVQSHVLGKITSSLERQTIDASVLLVFNDLQLADSQFSTNAPIDILLGSEHVWSVITGRKIYDDKGKLIAISSIFGWVITSLLSSRACSATALKTTIDIDAYLRRFWELESIQRKAEVQPEDEEVEKHFLATHTRDEQGKYIVELPFKVSETQFADTLQAALQRFKSVERRLAQNQQLCNDYVKSMREYQELGHMQEISPSEIPKGRNFYLPHHPVLGRKLRVVFDGSYRDAKGMALNDTLSIGPTVRVLEQLAADHKHEFPNAAKIVLEDLYVDDVLTGANSEDELLRNRDELVQLMSCANLELGKWVSNTKCIESEDNPNSSQSPVKVLGLHWHPGEDTLSYNVNLSKDPRCTKRQVLTDVSPNNWLKWRADLDNLHKLQIPRLVKSDKQRIELHGFSDASTKAYSAVVYSRVVNDDGTISVAILAAKTRVASLKQQSLPRLELCGALLLSQLLQSIKAGLMNNDVTIYAWSDSTIVLSWLSYLPAQLKTFVGNRTSEILETISKHAWRHVDSKSNPADCASRGLGVSELIDFQLWWNGPSWLRDKDQFLVKLNNTHNSTSLSDKRIQEEVKSNCLAAQTTVTTDNPWDKLLNRNSSWLKLIHTLAYVLRFIHRMKHPSSKQTSNSLTFDEIKAARIRWLHHAQNGFQQEIQLLRANKALGNQSPLVQLSPIIDKDNLLKVGGQIQPLQLSAEAKYQKRPRWTTTTPNISIGSVALVKESNTLPSLWHLAKVIGTFQGKDNML